The following are encoded together in the Drosophila sechellia strain sech25 chromosome 3R, ASM438219v1, whole genome shotgun sequence genome:
- the LOC6614074 gene encoding uncharacterized protein LOC6614074, with protein MAMRALIFLALATLVAGEGLRLPDQQSSNNIQQVYAPQPPVQQIQQPQQPQQFPQAQQPGVGEERGRSSLLSIFGLGNDNDPFLARTNSNCLGGDLSECFKTQALNTFDEIFFKDQYKLSDFARVVRLPETQQRSLLQEPFEYSEEPRGDDDEWNQLLKYGLRRAERFIKSTALEVEWPEELTEAGRYEARFIGNDIDGELDLIDDGQRAGHFSRKKLKKMIIPLLLVLKIFKLKLLLFLPFILGIAGLKKILGLAAIVLPGLFAYFKLCRPPGGVGGAFGGGLSGLFGGKNTFPEYNPQGVGAATYYHHHEHFEGGHGGAPGPYYRQEPSFAKPYTDYYSKSYQGQQVQGQQVGGNSVSFGDPQEAAYNGYYGRNSGKDIVAEQQPQKS; from the exons ATGGCAATGAGAGCGCTCATCTTTCTGGCCCTCGCCACTCTGGTGGCCGGCGAAGGTCTTCGGCTTCCGGACCAGCAGTCGTCCAACAACATCCAGCAAGTCTACGCCCCGCAGCCACCGGTTCAGCAGATCCAGCAGCCCCAGCAGCCACAACAGTTCCCACAGGCACAGCAGCCAGGAGTGGGCGAGGAACGGGGACGTTCCTCCCTGCTCAGCATCTTCGGCCTGGGCAACGACAACGATCCCTTCCTGGCCAGGACCAACAGCAACTGCCTCGGCGGCGACCTCTCCGAGTGCTTCAAGACCCAGGCGCTCAACACCTTCGACGAGATCTTCTTCAAGGACCAGTACAA GCTCTCCGACTTCGCCCGCGTGGTGCGACTGCCAGAAACCCAGCAGAGGTCCTTGCTGCAGGAGCCATTCGAGTACTCCGAGGAGCCACGTGGCGATGACGACGAGTGGAATCAGCTGCTGAAATATGGACTCCGAAGGGCCGAACG CTTCATCAAGTCCACGGCTCTGGAGGTCGAGTGGCCCGAGGAACTCACCGAAGCCGGTCGTTATGAGGCACGCTTCATCGGAAACGACATTGATGGCGAACTGGACCTCATTGATGATGGACAGCGAGCTGGACATTTCT CCCGTAAGAAGTTGAAGAAGATGATCATTCccctgctgctggtgctgaaGATCTTCAAGCTGAAGCTGCTGCTCTTCCTGCCCTTCATCCTTGGAATCGCTGGCCTCAAGAAGATCCTTGGATTAGCCGCCATTGTCCTGCCCGGTCTGTTCGCCTACTTCAAGCTGTGCCGTCCGCCAGGTGGCGTTGGAGGAGCATTCGGCGGTGGACTGTCGGGCCTGTTTGGCGGCAAGAACACCTTCCCCGAGTACAACCCCCAGGGAGTGGGAGCTGCCACCTACTACCACCACCACGAGCACTTTGAGGGCGGCCATGGAGGCGCTCCAGGACCTTACTACCGCCAGGAGCCGAGCTTTGCCAAGCCCTACACCGACTACTACAGCAAGAGCTACCAGGGCCAGCAGGTCCAGGGTCAGCAGGTTGGTGGCAACTCCGTCAGCTTCGGGGATCCGCAGGAGGCCGCCTACAACGGATACTATGGACGCAATTCCGGCAAGGACATTGTCGCCGAGCAACAGCCCCAGAAGAGCTAA
- the LOC6614072 gene encoding neuropeptide F receptor isoform X1, with protein MIISMNQTEPTQLAAGEHLSGYASSSNSVRYLDDRHPLDYLDLGTVHALNTTAINTSDLNETGSRPLDPVLIDRFLSNRAVDSPWYHMLISMYGVLIVFGALGNTLVVIAVIRKPIMRTARNLFILNLAISDLLLCLVTMPLTLMEILSKYWPYGSCSILCKTIAMLQALCIFVSTISITAIAFDRYQVIVYPTRDSLQFVGAVTILAGIWALALLLASPLFVYKELINTDTPALLQQIGLQDTIPYCIEDWPSRNGRFYYSIFSLCVQYLVPILIVSVAYFGIYNKLKSRITVVAVQASSAQRKVERGRRMKRTNCLLISIAIIFGVSWLPLNFFNLYADMERSPVTQSMLVRYAICHMIGMSSACSNPLLYGWLNDNFRKEFQELLCRCSDTNVALNGHTTGCNVQAAARRRRKLGAELSKGELKLLGPCGAQSGTAGGEGGLAATDFMTGHHEGGLRSAITESVALTDHNPVPSEVTKLMPRLEQY; from the exons ATG ATAATCAGCATGAACCAGACGGAACCCACCCAGCTGGCGGCTGGGGAGCATCTTAGTGGAtacgccagcagcagcaacagcgtgCGCTATCTGGACGACCGGCATCCGCTGGACTACCTTGACCTGGGTACGGTGCATGCCCTCAACACCACTGCCATCAACACCTCGGATCTGAACGAGACTGGGAGCAGGCCGCTGGACCCGGTGCTCATCGATAGGTTCCTGAGCAACAGGGCGGTGGACAGCCCCTGGTACCACATGCTCATCAGCATGTACGGCGTGCTAATCGTCTTCGGCGCCCTAGGCAACACCCTGGTGGTCATAGCCGTCATCCGGAAGCCCATCATGCGCACTGCTCGCAATCTGTTCATCCTGAACCTGGCCATATCGG ACCTACTTTTATGCCTAGTCACAATGCCGCTGACCTTGATGGAGATCCTGTCCAAGTACTGGCCCTACGGCTCCTGCTCCATCCTGTGCAAAACGATTGCCATGCTGCAGGCACTTTGTATTTTCGTGTCGACAATATCCATAACGGCCATTGCCTTCGACAGATATCAG GTGATCGTGTACCCCACGCGGGACAGCCTGCAGTTCGTGGGCGCGGTGACGATCCTGGCGGGGATCTGGGCACTGGCACTGCTGCTGGCCTCGCCGTTGTTCGTCTACAAGGAGCTGATCAACACAGACACGCCGGCGCTCCTGCAGCAGATCGGGCTGCAGGACACGATCCCGTACTGCATCGAGGACTGGCCAAGTCGCAACGGGCGCTTCTACTACTCGATCTTCTCGCTGTGCGTACAATACCTGGTGCCCATCCTGATCGTCTCGGTGGCCTACTTCGGGATCTACAACAAGTTGAAGAGCCGCATCACCGTGGTGGCCGTTCAGGCGTCCTCCGCCCAGCGGAAGGTGGAGCGGGGGCGGCGGATGAAGCGCACCAACTGCCTGCTGATCAGCATCGCCATCATCTTTGGCGTTTCTTGGCTGCCGCTGAACTTTTTCAACCTGTACGCGGACATGGAGCGCTCACCGGTCACTCAGAGCATGCTAGTACGCTACGCCATTTGCCACATGATCGGCATGAGCTCCGCCTGCTCCAACCCGCTGCTCTACGGCTGGCTCAACGACAACTTCCGTAAAGAATTTCAAGAACTGCTCTGCCGTTGCTCAGACACTAATGTTGCTCTTAACGGTCACACGACAGGCTGCAACGTTCAGGCGGCGGCGCGCAGGCGTCGCAAGTTGGGCGCCGAACTCTCCAAGGGCGAGCTCAAGCTGCTGGGGCCGTGCGGCGCCCAGAGCGGTACCGCCGGCGGCGAGGGCGGGCTGGCGGCCACCGACTTCATGACCGGCCACCACGAGGGCGGACTGCGCAGCGCCATAACCGAGTCGGTGGCCCTCACGGACCACAACCCCGTGCCCTCGGAGGTCACCAAGCTGATGCCGCG TTTGGAACAGTACTAA
- the LOC6614070 gene encoding uncharacterized protein LOC6614070, which yields MPKVKYSDSCLQLEFHKDDQLRVQKMCAKPATGKGENFVGVMTRIYVDFQHGDGTKQKQSYILKQAVSSDAPQAKIFAEYDVYNRELDMYDIVLPKMTKILQEAAFNDKLMAEAIVVDRERTVMILEDLAPLRYTNADRVKQLDMAHTKLVLDMMAKFHAAAIILNQREPDLLSRNYSSHFFSRGKKGYGQVFVGLFKAIVTLRPSRI from the coding sequence GAGTTCCACAAGGACGATCAGCTACGTGTCCAGAAGATGTGCGCCAAGCCAGCTACAGGGAAAGGAGAGAACTTCGTGGGTGTGATGACTCGTATCTATGTGGACTTTCAGCATGGAGATGGAACCAAGCAAAAGCAGTCCTACATCCTAAAGCAGGCAGTTTCTTCAGATGCTCCACAGGCGAAAATATTCGCTGAGTACGATGTATACAACAGGGAACTGGATATGTACGACATTGTGCTGCCCAAAATGACCAAGATTCTCCAAGAGGCTGCTTTCAACGATAAGCTGATGGCGGAAGCTATAGTCGTTGATCGGGAACGCACCGTCATGATCCTCGAGGATCTGGCTCCTCTGCGCTACACGAATGCAGACAGGGTGAAGCAACTGGACATGGCACATACTAAGCTCGTCCTGGATATGATGGCAAAATTTCACGCTGCAGCCATTATCCTGAATCAACGGGAGCCGGATCTCCTCAGCCGGAACTACTCATCGCACTTCTTCTCAAGGGGCAAAAAAGGTTACGGGCAGGTGTTTGTTGGCCTGTTCAAGGCCATCGTTACGTTAAGACCAAGCCGAATCTAA
- the LOC6614072 gene encoding neuropeptide F receptor isoform X2 has product MIISMNQTEPTQLAAGEHLSGYASSSNSVRYLDDRHPLDYLDLGTVHALNTTAINTSDLNETGSRPLDPVLIDRFLSNRAVDSPWYHMLISMYGVLIVFGALGNTLVVIAVIRKPIMRTARNLFILNLAISDLLLCLVTMPLTLMEILSKYWPYGSCSILCKTIAMLQALCIFVSTISITAIAFDRYQVIVYPTRDSLQFVGAVTILAGIWALALLLASPLFVYKELINTDTPALLQQIGLQDTIPYCIEDWPSRNGRFYYSIFSLCVQYLVPILIVSVAYFGIYNKLKSRITVVAVQASSAQRKVERGRRMKRTNCLLISIAIIFGVSWLPLNFFNLYADMERSPVTQSMLVRYAICHMIGMSSACSNPLLYGWLNDNFRCNVQAAARRRRKLGAELSKGELKLLGPCGAQSGTAGGEGGLAATDFMTGHHEGGLRSAITESVALTDHNPVPSEVTKLMPRLEQY; this is encoded by the exons ATG ATAATCAGCATGAACCAGACGGAACCCACCCAGCTGGCGGCTGGGGAGCATCTTAGTGGAtacgccagcagcagcaacagcgtgCGCTATCTGGACGACCGGCATCCGCTGGACTACCTTGACCTGGGTACGGTGCATGCCCTCAACACCACTGCCATCAACACCTCGGATCTGAACGAGACTGGGAGCAGGCCGCTGGACCCGGTGCTCATCGATAGGTTCCTGAGCAACAGGGCGGTGGACAGCCCCTGGTACCACATGCTCATCAGCATGTACGGCGTGCTAATCGTCTTCGGCGCCCTAGGCAACACCCTGGTGGTCATAGCCGTCATCCGGAAGCCCATCATGCGCACTGCTCGCAATCTGTTCATCCTGAACCTGGCCATATCGG ACCTACTTTTATGCCTAGTCACAATGCCGCTGACCTTGATGGAGATCCTGTCCAAGTACTGGCCCTACGGCTCCTGCTCCATCCTGTGCAAAACGATTGCCATGCTGCAGGCACTTTGTATTTTCGTGTCGACAATATCCATAACGGCCATTGCCTTCGACAGATATCAG GTGATCGTGTACCCCACGCGGGACAGCCTGCAGTTCGTGGGCGCGGTGACGATCCTGGCGGGGATCTGGGCACTGGCACTGCTGCTGGCCTCGCCGTTGTTCGTCTACAAGGAGCTGATCAACACAGACACGCCGGCGCTCCTGCAGCAGATCGGGCTGCAGGACACGATCCCGTACTGCATCGAGGACTGGCCAAGTCGCAACGGGCGCTTCTACTACTCGATCTTCTCGCTGTGCGTACAATACCTGGTGCCCATCCTGATCGTCTCGGTGGCCTACTTCGGGATCTACAACAAGTTGAAGAGCCGCATCACCGTGGTGGCCGTTCAGGCGTCCTCCGCCCAGCGGAAGGTGGAGCGGGGGCGGCGGATGAAGCGCACCAACTGCCTGCTGATCAGCATCGCCATCATCTTTGGCGTTTCTTGGCTGCCGCTGAACTTTTTCAACCTGTACGCGGACATGGAGCGCTCACCGGTCACTCAGAGCATGCTAGTACGCTACGCCATTTGCCACATGATCGGCATGAGCTCCGCCTGCTCCAACCCGCTGCTCTACGGCTGGCTCAACGACAACTTCC GCTGCAACGTTCAGGCGGCGGCGCGCAGGCGTCGCAAGTTGGGCGCCGAACTCTCCAAGGGCGAGCTCAAGCTGCTGGGGCCGTGCGGCGCCCAGAGCGGTACCGCCGGCGGCGAGGGCGGGCTGGCGGCCACCGACTTCATGACCGGCCACCACGAGGGCGGACTGCGCAGCGCCATAACCGAGTCGGTGGCCCTCACGGACCACAACCCCGTGCCCTCGGAGGTCACCAAGCTGATGCCGCG TTTGGAACAGTACTAA
- the LOC6614073 gene encoding uncharacterized protein LOC6614073, whose translation MKMGSQDIDGAKLKANSHRKRRCSTLLYGIILLCKVAMIPAAVPESELDAGALYSQPLTTMAGQPRNDDTFRPILPIDISPEFISRNVFTKSGQYRVFQPAESESDLRLAVAMRRRNFKHPSDTPRKEESESSAAAFKNQTVASIDAELKGLEDLLVDYVEQFFSNGKYEPTPGLVLALQQNHSNPQSHSGKRTTRSILEDTNVELNVPRAFESARLLFFSGLKKVMWPIYMGLQVLKSVLFAMFLPTIISSVSRLIGKGITSGSAGSVPLFIRPMEPPQELDFRDNSMNFDDDSKFSLADESKTPAGYEYNAEASQQQAQYAQVNGNSVNQATLSRYGGQQMMQDTYLSALQSIGAASFKNSQSMSGSFSAGAGGGAPGMTKKPTPAVMNTFQSFQKVPSSSLLLSNYDPFYSPLLSRLDSVFAQLKLNPENEACREKLICLMYANPAKYAPYSNLVSAQLSRELNELRKPTSDNPDILRFFKYMRAAKDGQDGVDCDESFAKCKELKDLENPAMLSTYNDINKLVQARKLA comes from the exons ATGAAAATGGGTAGCCAGGACATCGACGGGGcgaaattaaaagcaaacagCCACAGAAAGCGGAGATGCAGTACGCTGCTATATGGAATTATCTTGCTCTGCAAAGTGGCGATGATACCGGCAGCTGTTCCGGAATCGGAATTGGATGCTGGAGCCCTCTATAGTCAGCCCCTCACTACGATGGCGGGACAGCCGCGCAACGATGACACATTCCGGCCCATCCTACCCATCGACATCAGTCCGGAGTTCATTTCGCGGAATGTCTTCACCAAGTCGGGCCAGTACAGAGTGTTCCAGCCGGCGGAGAGCGAGAGTGATCTGCGCTTGGCGGTGGCCATGCGTCGCCGGAACTTTAAACACCCCTCGGATACGCCCAGAAAGGAGGAGTCCGAGAGTTCGGCAGCCGCCTTTAAGAACCAAACCGTTGCCTCTATCGACGCCGAACTAAAGGGTCTGGAGGATCTGCTCGTAGACTACGTGGAGCAGTTCTTCAGCAACGGCAAATATGAGCCCACCCCTGGCTTGGTCCTGGCTCTTCAGCAGAACCACTCGAACCCACAATCCCATTCTGGCAAGCGCACCACCCGAAGCATTTTGGAGGACACCAACGTGGAGCTGAATGTTCCAAGGGCTTTTGAGAGCGCCCGACTGCTTTTCTTTAGCG GTTTGAAGAAGGTGATGTGGCCCATCTACATGGGTCTGCAAGTGCTGAAGAGCGTGCTCTTCGCCATGTTCCTGCCAACCATCATCAGCAGTGTTAGCCGACTGATTGGCAAGG GCATCACATCCGGCTCGGCTGGGTCGGTGCCGTTGTTCATCCGCCCCATGGAGCCGCCACAGGAACTGGACTTCCGGGACAACAGCATGAATTTCGATGACGACAGCAAGTTTTCCCTGGCGGACGAGAGCAAAACGCCAGCCGGCTACGAGTACAATGCAG AGGCATCCCAGCAGCAGGCGCAATATGCCCAGGTGAATGGGAACTCGGTGAACCAGGCCACTTTGTCGCGCTACGGAGGTCAGCAGATGATGCAGGACACCTATCTGAGTGCTCTGCAGAGCATTGGCGCTGCCTCCTTCAAGAACTCCCAGAGCATGTCGGGATCCTTCAGCGCCGGAGCTGGTGGCGGAGCTCCCGGGATGACGAAGAAACCAACGCCGGCCGTAATGAACACTTTCCAGAGCTTCCAGAAGGTGCCAAGCTCGTCGCTTTTGCTGTCCAACTACGACCCCTTCTACAGTCCACTCTTGTCCCGTCTGGACTCGGTGTTTGCCCAGCTCAAATTGAATCCGGAGAACGAGGCTTGCCGCGAGAAACTCATCTGCCTGATGTACGCCAACCCCGCGAAGTATGCTCCGTACAGCAACCTGGTCTCCGCCCAACTCAGCAG GGAACTGAACGAACTGCGGAAGCCTACTTCCGACAACCCGGACATCCTGCGATTCTTTAAGTACATGCGAGCGGCGAAGGACGGCCAGGACGGCGTCGACTGCGACGAGTCCTTCGCCAAGTGCAAGGAGCTGAAGGACCTCGAGAACCCGGCAATGCTGTCCACCTACAACGACATCAACAAACTGGTCCAGGCCCGCAAGCTGGCGTAG